One Drosophila willistoni isolate 14030-0811.24 unplaced genomic scaffold, UCI_dwil_1.1 Seg183, whole genome shotgun sequence genomic window, TAAGGCACAAAGACGAGGTTTTATTACCAACAGCAATGGTGTGGGTAGAGTCGATAGAAGGCTATCCCTTACAGTTTAGAGCGTTTTTGGATCAAGGTTCACAAGTTTCgttcatttcagagaatgcAGCTCAGCAGCTACGTTTACGGCGCAAACAGGCTAACATCACGATTACTGGGTTAGCAGATACTAAAATCACAGATGCGGCTGCAGAGGTGGAGCTAGTCATAGGATCAATCTACAACCCACATGCGAAATACAAGCTGCTCGCGTCAGTAATACCTCTAGTGAGTAAGCGCATGCCCATCAAACGACTGCCGTTTGAAGAGTGGACTCATCTGAAGGGCTTACCGTTGGCCGACCCTAACTTCTTCAGTCCACAAGGAGTTGATATTTTGTTGGGAAATGACGTCTACGATGAGCTGATGTTAGGAGAAGTGCATCGAGGAATACGTGGTATGCCTCTGGCGCAAAATACGCATTTGGGATACATTGTATCAGGAAAAACGAATCAAGAAGCTGGTAGGAGATCGTCCTACACCATAACGGTACGAAGGAAGGAAGCTGATGAGATACTTGAACAATTGTTATGTAAGTTTTGggagctagaacaattcgacgAGGAGCCACGTGGGGTTTCAGTAGAGGATAACTGGTGCGAAGATTTCTTCGTTAAGACACATAGCCGAATGCCGTCTGGGAAATATGTTGTTCGTCTTCCTTTTCTTACATACTTGGACGAATCAATGGTAATTGGAGAATCATATAAGAGCGCGTTAAAACGATTACATTCTCTGGGCAGACGGTTGCGTAACGATGCGAGTTTGAAGAACGCTTATGTTGGCACGATAAATGAGTATCTGGAGCTGGGTCAAATGGAACGTGTAACGTCACGGGCTAGTAAGACGGGCAATCCTGCATTGGGGGGAGTCGATCATTGCTACCTACCGCATCACCCAGTCATAAAGGAATCGTCATCAACTACGAAGGTACGAGTTGTCTTCGATGGATCGAGCAAGACGAGTAATGGAAAATCGCTTAATGAGATTCTAGCAATAGGTCCAAATTGCACGTACATCTTCAAGGAATCATTCTCATTGGCGAGGGCTAAAATGGGTATTTATGGCGGATGttgaaaaaatgtacagaTGTATTAATATTCCACCCGACGACGCGCAGTACCAGCGTATTCTATAGAATCCGGACACAAGTGATTATGTGGAAGAATATGCCTGCACAACGGTGATGTTTGGAACGAGCTCCGCACCTTATTTAGCCATGAGAGTTATGAAACAATTAGCTATGGATGAATGCGAGAAGTATCCACTGGCGGTGGATGTTATAAATCAtcaaatgtatgtagatgaCATACTGTCTGGTGGCGACAGTATTGCAGAAACGGAGGATGTCAAGAACCAAGTGATTGGAATGCTTCGTAGTGGTACATTCGAACTACGGAAGTGGGCGAGTAATTGCACAAAGCTATTAGAGAACATACCAGTTGAGCATCGAGAATCAAGCGGATTGTTACACATGGAAGGTAATGATACTATTCGCACGTTAGGTCTATACTGGAGTCCCAAAGAAGATGAGTTCCGTTTTGCTTTGCATGTCGTTCCACCAATGAGCTCACCAACAAAGAGGACAATACTATCAGCAATTGCACGACTGTTTGATCCCATGGGATGGCTTAGTCCGATAATGATTACTGCCGAAATTCtcatgcagcaactgtggaagGAGAAAATTGGCTGGGATAGCACACTACCGGACACTATTAAGAGAGAATGGGAGAAATTCGTaaagagttaccaaacatAGTAACTATACGAATACCACGGCATGTTACATGGGGGCTACCGGGTGGTGTGGCTGAATTGCACCTGTTTTGCGATGCCTCGTCACGAGCATATGGAGCTGCGGCTTACTTGCGCTTCCCAATTGGAGAGGATAAGTATCACACAGAGTTGCTATTGTCAAAGGGGAGAGTATcgccaactaaacaacaactaaccatACCTAGGGCAGAGTTATGTGCTGCGCTTGAAGCAGCCAAAATGTATAAGTATCTAAAAGAGAATCTaagaattaacattaattattcGAACACTATTTTTGGTCAGATTCTATGATAACCATCAGTTGGATCCGTGGTGGAGCTGCCAACTGGAAAGTATTTGTGTCCAATCGAATAAACAAAATCCTGGAAATCTCAGACGAAAGGCAATGGAGACACGTCGCCTCGAaagataaccctgcagattATCTAAGCCGTGGCACGAGTGCAACCAAGTTGGCATCGTGTGAAttatggtggcatgggccatCATGGTTACAAGGATCGGACATCGAATGGCCTTGTAATGCTATTGATCAGGATTCGCTGTCGGTTGTTGACACTGAAGTCAAAAGGGTGACGTGCCATAAGATATCAGTGGAAGAATGCCAAGTGTAGCATTTATCAGCAAGTATTCATCGTATACACGACTCGTCTggattatatcatatataaacgtttcgtatataattgTCGAACATCTGTGGCAGAACGAAGAGGATCTGGACTCTCAATTGTGGAATTAGAAAGGGCCTACGTGAATTGATTAGGATGGTGCAGAAGGATTGTTTTAACTCTGAATGGAAGGCGCTATCGGAAGAAGGGTAATAGCAAAGGACAGCATACTACTGTCTCTTAATCCGTATTTTGATGCGAACGAACGTGTTTTACGTCTCGGAGGCAGGCTCCGAGATTCCCTGTTGCccataaatgaaaatatcCTTATATATTACCGTATAAACATCCTTTCACAGATCTGGTCATATCTTACAGTCATATTTGCACCTTGCATGGTGGAACCTCACTaacgctgaattttataaggaagaaattctggattgttaatggacGCAATGCAGTTCGGTTTGGAATTCATAAATGTATCACATGTTTTAAGATGAAGCCTCAATTTGCAGGTCAGAAAATGGGAATGTTACCAGCAGTACGGGTACGCCCTTCTAGAGCATTCTCATCCGTTGGAGTGGACTACGCTGGACccgtaaatatttcgccctGCAAAGGAAGAGGACGTGTATCCAGAAGGGATATATTGCTGTGTTCGTATGTCTAGTGACAAAGGCCATTCATTTGGAACCAGTTGGAGATCTGACCTCAGAT contains:
- the LOC124461027 gene encoding uncharacterized protein LOC124461027, with protein sequence MDVFDQQLPIKYGDAESLRRFVQTSRSCVNSLEKTGVDVRQQSEILVYYMMKRLPNQLRVDWERSISSTQNLPSFEELSQYLETQYRTMITASAENAAQQLRLRRKQANITITGLADTKITDAAAEVELVIGSIYNPHAKYKLLASVIPLVSKRMPIKRLPFEEWTHLKGLPLADPNFFSPQGVDILLGNDVYDELMLGEVHRGIRGMPLAQNTHLGYIVSGKTNQEAGRRSSYTITVRRKEADEILEQLLCKFWELEQFDEEPRGVSVEDNWCEDFFVKTHSRMPSGKYVVRLPFLTYLDESMVIGESYKSALKRLHSLGRRLRNDASLKNAYVGTINEYLELGQMERVTSRASKTGNPALGGVDHCYLPHHPVIKESSSTTKVRVVFDGSSKTSNGKSLNEILAIGPNCTYIFKESFSLARAKMGIYGGC
- the LOC124461028 gene encoding uncharacterized protein LOC124461028 yields the protein MDECEKYPLAVDVINHQMYVDDILSGGDSIAETEDVKNQVIGMLRSGTFELRKWASNCTKLLENIPVEHRESSGLLHMEGNDTIRTLGLYWSPKEDEFRFALHVVPPMSSPTKRTILSAIARLFDPMGWLSPIMITAEILMQQLWKEKIGWDSTLPDTIKREWEKFVKSYQT